A DNA window from Anas acuta chromosome 4, bAnaAcu1.1, whole genome shotgun sequence contains the following coding sequences:
- the REST gene encoding RE1-silencing transcription factor, translated as MATQVLGQAGGSSLFPGGANLGMALPGDMYDLHELSKAELAAPQLIMLANVALTGEVNGNCCDYLVGEERQMAELTTVGDSNFSDSDGEGMEDAQPEQSDREAPENVELSPLEVPSVENEGPVACPAPEAPSADKEAPLEAPGTPESTEDKCKSLKSKPFRCKPCQYEAESEEEFVHHIRVHSAKKFFVEENAEKQAQVKESDSCTTEEVDFSKGPIRCDRCGYNTNRYDHYLAHLKHHNKAGENERVYKCTICTYTTVSEYHWKKHLRNHFPRKVYTCSQCSYFSDRKNNYIQHIRTHTGERPYQCAMCPYSSSQKTHLTRHMRTHSGEKPFKCDQCSYVASNQHEVTRHARQVHNGPKPLTCPHCDYKTADRSNFKKHVELHVNPRQFLCPVCDYAASKKCNLQYHIKSRHPDCSDITMDVSKVKLRTKKSEADFAEGVNDKAEKEQTKGESAAKKAEKTVKVEKKENLAKEKKPATSVSAGQVTTRSRKSASENKEVDIKTEKNAEKACKTKKIKRKAEAEVNSSKQEPANDTSAVTKKKKKVETKPKDYQEAQKNEAPEEEPKKQNSCLKKNKKKKALKNKHSRKSSRPDQEKMEEEEMPDECPLREEDGGVKPDGLSGDQVKEQDPAGPASSGDGGGHTREGESVSAEGGSAQEPGQLCLAEQDANADSEVKDQGMPAAAEESKDADCEKQERKVDAEENASSEESPQEASSEHTSDEPMDALPDLEPEKEPEETCVAETVSNPDPMDLTKARLPVTEPTGDAVPAPAPPEGCVQSPTVALALPSPGNAAGNESQEMEEDEGIHSHEGSDISDNISEGSDDSGLNGAHSVPEEASPKASEGAADSTVVRENYVCIFCDRSFRKEGEYSKHLNRHLVNVYYLEKATKGQE; from the exons ATGGCCACGCAGGTGCTGGGGCAGGCCGGGGGGAGCAGCCTGTTCCCCGGCGGGGCCAACCTGGGCATGGCGCTGCCCGGAGACATGTACGACCTGCACGAGCTGTCCAAAGCCGAGCTGGCGGCTCCACAGCTCATCATGCTGGCCAACGTGGCCCTGACCGGAGAGGTGAACGGCAACTGCTGCGACTACCTGGTCGGGGAGGAGAGGCAGATGGCGGAGCTGACGACGGTGGGGGACAGCAACTTCTCCGACAGCGATGGGGAGGGTATGGAAGATGCCCAGCCTGAGCAGAGCGACCGGGAGGCACCCGAAAATGTGGAGCTGAGCCCTCTTGAAGTGCCCAGCGTGGAAAATGAAGGGCCGGTTGCTTGCCCCGCTCCCGAGGCTCCTAGTGCGGACAAAGAGGCCCCGTTGGAGGCACCGGGTACCCCAGAAAGCACAGAGGACAAGTGTAAGAGCCTCAAGAGCAAGCCGTTTCGTTGTAAGCCTTGCCAGTACGAGGCAGAGTCCGAAGAGGAGTTTGTGCATCACATCAGGGTTCACAGCGCTAAGAAATTCTTCGTGGAAGAAAATGCGGAAAAGCAGGCCCAGGTCAAGGAGTCCGATTCCTGCACCACCGAAGAGGTGGATTTCTCCAAGGGCCCGATCCGTTGTGATCGCTGTGGCTATAACACTAACAGATACGATCACTATCTGGCTCACCTGAAGCACCACAACAAAGCCGGAGAAAATGAGAGAGTCTACAAGTGTACCATATGCACTTATACTACTGTCAGTGAATATCACTGGAAGAAACACCTAAGAAATCACTTTCCTAGGAAAGTGTATACCTGCTCGCAATGCTCCTACTTttcagacaggaaaaacaaCTATATTCAACATATTAGAACTCACACAG GAGAGCGGCCCTATCAATGCGCCATGTGTCCCTACTCCAGCTCCCAGAAGACCCATCTAACCAGGCACATGCGCACCCACTCAG GTGAGAAGCCATTCAAATGTGACCAGTGCAGCTACGTGGCCTCAAACCAGCACGAAGTGACTCGGCATGCGCGGCAGGTTCACAACGGGCCGAAGCCTCTGACTTGCCCACACTGTGACTACAAAACAGCCGACCGCAGCAATTTCAAAAAGCATGTTGAGCTCCACGTCAACCCGCGCCAGTTTCTCTGCCCTGTCTGTGACTACGCGGCGTCTAAAAAATGCAACCTGCAGTACCACATCAAATCCAGGCACCCCGACTGTTCAGACATCACCATGGATGTCTCCAAGGTGAAGCTACGGACTAAAAAGAGCGAAGCGGACTTTGCTGAGGGTGTTAACGACAAGGCGGAGAAGGAGCAAACGAAGGGGGAGTCAGCCGCAAAGAAAGCGGAGAAAACTgtgaaagtggagaaaaaagagaatttagcaaaggaaaagaagccgGCAACCAGTGTTTCGGCAGGCCAGGTGACAACCAGAAGTCGGAAAtcagcttcagaaaacaagGAGGTGGATattaaaactgagaaaaatgctgagaaagcatgtaaaacaaagaagatcaaaagaaagGCAGAGGCAGAAGTAAATTCCTCAAAGCAAGAGCCTGCAAATGACACCTCAGCagtaacaaaaaagaaaaagaaagtggaaaCTAAGCCCAAAGACTACCAGGAAGCTCAAAAAAATGAGGCACCGGAGGAGGAGCctaaaaagcaaaattcctgccttaagaaaaacaaaaaaaagaaagctctgaAAAACAAGCACAGTAGGAAAAGCAGTCGACCTGATCAGGAGAagatggaggaagaggagatgcCAGACGAGTGTCCTCTTAGAGAAGAAGATGGGGGTGTGAAGCCTGACGGTCTGAGCGGCGACCAGGTGAAGGAGCAAGATCCTGCTGGCCCAGCATCATCAGGTGATGGTGGTGGTCACACTCGCGAGGGGGAGAGCGTCAGTGCTGAAGGAGGTTCTGCACAGGAGCCAGGACAGCTTTGTCTGGCAGAGCAGGATGCAAATGCAGACAGTGAGGTGAAGGATCAAGGcatgcctgctgcagcagaggagagCAAAGACGCTGACTGtgaaaaacaggagagaaaggTGGATGCGGAGGAAAACGCTTCCTCTGAAGAGTCTCCTCAGGAGGCGTCTTCTGAACACACGTCGGATGAGCCCATGGACGCGTTACCAGATCTGGAGCCTGAGAAGGAGCCAGAGGAAACCTGCGTGGCAGAAACTGTGAGTAACCCTGACCCGATGGACCTGACTAAGGCACGCCTGCCGGTGACAGAGCCCACGGGAGATGCCGTGCCAGCACCTGCACCCCCAGAAGGGTGCGTGCAGAGCCCTACGGTAGCGCTGGCCTTACCGTCCCCGGGTAACGCAGCAGGGAATGAATCTCAGGAAATGGAGGAGGATGAGGGCATCCACAGCCACGAAGGCAGCGACATCAGCGACAACATATCGGAAGGAAGCGATGATTCGGGGTTGAACGGCGCTCACTCTGTGCCAGAGGAAGCCAGCCCTAAGGCATCAGAGGGAGCTGCAGACAGCACAGTGGTCAGGGAGAACTATGTGTGCATTTTCTGTGACCGCTCGTTTAGAAAGGAGGGCGAATACAGCAAGCACCTCAATCGCCACTTGGTCAATGTATATTATCTCGAGAAGGCGACAAAAGGGCAGGAGTAG